In Antennarius striatus isolate MH-2024 chromosome 20, ASM4005453v1, whole genome shotgun sequence, the genomic window TTTCCTGGTGCAGGTTAAGTTCAGGGGTTCCTCTGGATTGGTCAAGCGAGAGATAGGGGCGGGGCAAACACGGCCTTTAGCCGACACTGACTCCACTTCCTCTCTGGCTGGCTTGGGCAGCGACAGGTCCAGGGGTCCTTCAGTGTTCTGGGTAGGCTGGCCTGGGACACCCCCACTCCCCATCAGGTTTAGTGGTGAAGGGGGGGTGGGCGAGCCGACGGGGCCGTTGATCTCACCCGGGGTGCCTTCTGGGGGGCTATTGTGAGTCATAGACGGGCTCGTGACGCCTGCCTCCTTCCCAGGGACTAGAGAAGTCACAGTGTTGGCCTCACAGGAGTCCTCCTCCTCAGAGGGGGGTGTCGGGGCACCCAGGGACATCTGACCCTCCTGCATTTTGTCAAACCACTTCTTGACCACGTGCGTTGGCAGGCTGACCGAATCGGAGATCTTGGCCAGCTCGTCCTTGGTGGGTTCGGTGTTCAGGGCAAAGTAGGCCTTGAGCAGGGACAGGAGGTTCTTGGGCTGGCTGCAGAGCCCCCCCTCGGACAAGAGGGCGGCGACGGCAGACTCGGACCTATCCAGGCCGGTACCGTTCAGTCTGATACCGTCGGTCTTGCAGTGCTTGAGGGCGTTGAGGGCTTCCAGCCCCCCGGGGCAGTTGTCACACAGGAGACACGTCCTAGTGGTCTTTCCCTCCCTGTCTGTGGTCTCGTTGGGTCTggagcccctggtggtcagaTCTTCTGGAAGCTTCTGGGACTTGAAGGTGTCAGCAGGGGCCTGGGTGTGTGGGTTTGACTCGGGCTCCTTCTTCAGGTTCTGGGGGGTGAGCTGGCCCTGGGTGGGGTCAAGACTGTAGTTTATGATGATCTTTGCATTTCCATCCTGGCCCACGATGGGCAGGCTGATGGCTGAGATGAGCTGCTGCGGCGCGGCGTGGAGCGTTCCAGTGGTTAACCCCGTGTTCACCTGAGTGTTGCCCTTGGCATTGCCCCCCAGCACCTGGCGAATGACGCTGCCGTCCACCGCCACCTTCAGGGCGTTCTGCAGGTCAGCCAGGTTGATGCTGATGGGCGACACCAGCCCCACCGTGGGCAGAACCACGGCCTGCACGGTGCCCTGCAGAGGAGCCGCGGCGCCCCCAGTGAAGATCCCAGCGTTCGTGGCGGTCACCGCTGGAGGGGGCAACACGGCGGGCTTGTACTCGTAGTCCAGGGGCTCCGTCTTGATCTGGTTGAGGGGCAGCTGCTCCTGCAGAGGCCGGTGCTCCAGCTTCTCCCTGATCTGGGTGCGGAGGGCGGAGGGCTGGGTTGGCAGCGCGGGGGGCGAGCCCTGCTGCTGGGCTTTGCCCCCCAGACGCGCCCTGCCATTGACGGAGATCACGCTGATGCACTTCTTACTGCTGATGTGGGAGCTGTAGGAGCCCGAGTGGGAGAAGCGCTTCTTGCAGTTGGAGCACTCGTAGGGTTTCTCCCCTGCATGAAaccacagagacagagaacgggtggggggggggcacatttCCATTAGCGAATGAGGCTAAATGAGTGAGCTAGGCTATGAACGGTGTGCAGGGAAAGCTCTAATGCGTTTCAATGACGTTTAGATGCTTATGTAATGGCGCCTGTGGGAAATGCCCCTCTCTAATTGCCATCCCATAATGCCAAAGGAAACACCATGATGGCACATTAAGGAAGAGCAGCCCGGGTGAAACCGCATGAACACAGGCGTTACttcacacataaacataaatagTGACCCCACGGACACGCagacacctgtgtctcacactcacactgctGCCATGGCGACGGGGTGTCCACTCACCACTGTGGATGCGTAGGTGCTCCTTCAGGTGATGCTTGTATTTAAACGCTTTTCCACATTCAGTGCACTTGAATTTACGATTGCCCCCCGACGGCGTGATGTGCCtctgtgggagggggggtgggggggggcagaatgaAACACAACCTTCACACTGCTGCTAGAAACTGATCGTCACGACTGTTCACGACTGTTCACGACTGTTCAGCTGCTCTGACCAACACACAAAATACTGAATTAAAATGAGCAAAACATCTGCATATGAATAAATAGTGATTTAGTTAaagtaaatatgaataaatagtgatttagttaaattaaatatgaacaGAATAGTGATTTAGTTAaagtaaatatgaataaatagtgATTTAGTTAcagtaaatatgaataaatagtgATTTAGTTAaagtaaatatgaataaatagtgATTTAGTTAaagtaaatatgaataaatagtgatttagttaaattaaatatgaacaGAATAGTGATTTAGTTAaagtaaatatgaataaatagtgATTTAGTTAcagtaaatatgaataaatagtgATTTAGTTAcagtaaatatgaataaatagtgATTTAGTTACAGTAAATATTTCCACTCAGTCGTGATAAACGTTCACACTGAAGACGATTCTTCACCACTGAAGCACGTCTGACTGATTTAAGTGTTTTTATTAGATAACTGTTCACCCCTGGGGGAGACAGAGCCCCTGACCCCACAGACGGACGGCCCCCCTGCTGGCCCGGGGCCACCTACCTGGTCCCGGGTGCTCCTGTGGACCGCCATGTGCCTGTCCAGCTGGGCGCGGTGGGCGAAGCTGAAGCTGCATTCGGGGCAGCTGAAGCTGTCGGGGGGCTTCTCGTGCCGGTAGCGGATGTGCTCCTTCAGGGAGGTGTAGCGCTTGTAGCCCCGGGCGCAGTAGGGGCAGGTCAGCAGCTGGGAGAACGAGTCGGGGGTCCCTGGGGGGGGACACAGCAGGACAGCGATGGAAGGACGTGTGGTGGAGGGAGGGTGAACACACGTGTGAGCAGGGAGTCACTTTGATGTCACACCAGACGCCACGGTAACGCTGCGATCTCACCAATCACCAtgagacccccccacacacaaacagcagcggGTCACCAAATGGTGACAGCTGATTGGATGTGAGCGGGTGACCCACACAGGACCAGCTTCAGGTTTCACCTCTGACCCCGTGATCACAGCCTTCACACGTCTACACACCATCGTCTGTGTGAAGGCTGGGGGGGTCACAGGCTCTCAGGTGCTCTGCTCCCACACAGGTGAGGCATTACTCTGTTAACAGGTGATGTATTAACCCCCCGTGGGGCAGGTGAGGGCCTCCggtgggaacacacacacacacacacacacacacacacacacacacacacacacacacacacacacacacacacacacacacacacacacacaattatcaGCCAGATGTGAATACCTGACAGGTTGACTCAGGTGTTGCTGCCCCTCTGTGTGGCAGGTGAAGCCAAAAGCCCCTGGCTGTACTGCCCCAGTGCAGTTAACCGATGGATGTGTGTAATGAGGGTGTTAATGGGGTGGGGGTAATACCTCAGGTGAGACGGGGAACAGGTAGACCGTTACCTGAGGGCCAGTCACTGAGGGGGACCCATAGCAGACGTGTGGGGGggaaacaggtgtgtgtgtttggggtgaTACCCTACAGCACTACAGAGCTGGTTTAGAACAAAAGTGTTCAGTGTTCACTACTGGGGTGTGTTTCACGTTAGCCGTTAGTGGGGGGGTGTCCAGCCTCTGCTGTCAtaatacactcaacaaaaacataaacgcaacttttgtttttgctcccatttgtcatgagatggacttaaagatctataattcattccagatacactaTATTACTATtgctctcaaacattgttcacaaatctgtctaaatgtgtgatagtgagcacttctgctttgctgagacaatccatcccacctcacaggtgtgccacgtcaagatgctgatctgacatcatggttagtgcacaggtgtacctgatactgcccacaataaaccctgaaatgtgcatgttttgttttttgctttattgggggtccggggactcagaaccaggtgtgaccaccatttgcctcatgcagtgcaacacatcttcttcacacagagtttatcagattgtcagttgtgtcctgtggaatgttggtccactcctctccAACGGCTGTGCTAAGTTactggatattagtgggaactggtacacgctgtcgtatacgccggtcaacacatcccaaacatgctcaatgggtgacgtGTCCgatgagtatgctggccatgcaagaactgggacattttcagcttccaagaattgtgtacagatccttcAACATGGGGCCATGCATCATCTTGCTggaacatgaggtgatgttcatggatgtatggaacaacaatgggcctcaggatctcatcactgtatctctgtgcattcagaatgccatcaatgaaatgcacctgtgttcttcgtccataacagacgcctgcccataccataaccccaccaccaccatgggccactccatccacaacactgacatcagcaaagcactcacccacacgacgccacacacgctgtgtgccatctgccctgaacaatgtaaacccagattcatccgtgaagagaacacctctccaacgtgccagacgccatcgaatgtgagcatttgcccactcaagtctgttacggcgacgatctggagtcaggttaagaccccgatgaggacgaccagcatgcagttgagcttccctgagacggtttctgacagtttgtgcagaaattgtttggttatgcaaaccaattgtttcagcagctgtctgagtggctggtctcagacgaccttggaggtgaacctgctggatgtggaggtcctgggctggtgtggttacacgtggtctgcggttgtgaggctggttggatgtacagccatattctctgatggagaaatgaacattcaatgcatgaacaacagatctggttgacattcctgctgtcagcatgccaactgcacgctccctcaatgcttgtggcatctgtggcattttgctgtgagacaaacctgcacatttcagggtggacttttattgtgggcagaataaggtacacctgtgcactaaccatgatgtcagatcagcatcttgacgtggcacacctgtgaggtggggtGGATtgtctcagcaaagcagaagtgctcactatcacacatttagacagatttgtgaacaatgtttgagagaaatggtaatatagtgtatctggaatgaattatagatctttaagtccatctcaggaaaaatgggagcaaaaacaaaagtgttgcgtttatatttttgagCACATaatattctgtgttttctgCTCCACTTCACCCAGACATGTTTTTACTCCAGAGACGTCTAGATCCCAGCTCTGGATCAGCGTCCCTCTGACCCCCCCTCTGATGTACTTCCTGTCAGTAAACTGAATGATGTGACAGGTATCAGCCCAGGATCAATATTATTGTCACATTGACGTGACGACATCAGTGGTAGACGTCAGAACCTTCAGAACCCCCCCCTGAGAACGCTGCTGCTCTACTTGATTGAACCATTCTAAGGCTAACAGAAATGTGAGGCTTCCACGACACCCCATCACTgacggaacaggaagtagagtgatccctcgttcctcacggttaatcaatcaacctttatttatagctcttaatcacatctgaagacatttcaaagcgtttgACAGATAAAAAGCCAACAGTCCCCTCCAGAGGAAGCATCAgcgacggtggggggggggactccctcattgaggaagaaactccagccAGGACCTGCCttgatgcgttccaggaaccacacatgatCAACGAACTCCGCAATAAAGCCACAAACATTACTGTATTATTGATGGTAGTTTCAACgcttctgaacccccccacactgatattaaacctgaacccccccatactgatgttaaacctgaacacccccatactgatattaaacctgacccccccacactgatattaaacctgaacccccccatactgatgttaaacctgaacccccccatactgatattaaacctgaacccccccacataCTTATGTTAAACCTAAACACCCccacactgatgttaaacctgaacacccccatactgatattaaacctgacccccccatactgatattaaacctgaacccccccatactgatattaaacctgaacccccccacactgacattaaacctgaacccccccacactgatattaaacctgaccccccccatactgatattaaacccgaacccccccacactgatattaaacagaTATTGACAGACTGtttgaacacttcctgtctgactgaAGTCCCACTCACAGGACGAagaacacttcctgatgccgtcagccaataggatgcgaggacagtatcatgtgactgcctgcCAAAGATCAGTGATGAGGTGAAGCAGTGAGTGTTGATGAGTGAATACGTGAGGGATATTTGTGTTAATCCGGTGGTGACGGGCCGGTGGGTGCTGGGGGGTCTACCGTTCTCATCGTGGACGCTGGCTTCGGGGGTGTCCTGCCGTTGGGGCTCCTCCGGGGCTTCTGGGTAGATGACGGCCGTGTCCCCCTGCTGGAGCATCTCCTCCACTAAGGCGTCGGTGCTGACATCGTCCCCCCCGTCTGAGTCCTCCTTCACTGCAGAGGAACACACCGATCGATCAGGGGGGGTCATTGATCACCGTGTTGTTTCAAGACGTGGACATTCcactcccccaccccaccccagcaGGTTAATGTGGTCACTACCTGTGAACCAGCCGACACGAGGACCCCCCCCAGATACCATTAGCATCTACAGACACAGGCTAGCGTAGCATCATGCTACACGCTCTgttcacgggggggggggggggggggctcagactGGGCTCGTAATTAGCTGATGGAtttagtgaacacacacacacacacacacacacacacacctctggtttcacacacacacacacacacacacacacacacacacacacacgcacacacctctggtttcacacacacacacacacacacacacacacacacacacacacacacacacacacctgggttcacacacacctctgggttcacacacacacacacacacacacctctggtttcacacacacacacacacacacacacacacacacacctgggttcacacacacctctgggttcacacacacacacacacacacacctctggtttcacacacacacacacacacacacacacacacacacacctgggttcacacacacctctgggttcacacacacacacacacacacacctctggtttcacacacacacacacacacacacacacacacacacacacacacacacacacacacacacacacacacacacacacacctgggttcacacacacctctgggttcacacacacacacacacacacacacacacacacacacacacacacacacacacacacctgggttcacacacacctctgggttcacacacacacacacacacacacacacacacacacacctctggattcacacacacacacacacgcacagacagacagacagacagacagacagacagacagacagacacacacacacctctggtttcacacacacacacacacacacacacctgggttcacacacacctctgggttcacacacacacacacacaaacacacacacacactcacacctctgggttcacacacacacacacacacacacacacacacacacacacacacacacacacacacacacctgggttcacacacacacacacacacacacacacacacacacacacacacacacacacacacacacacacacacacacacacctgggttcacacacacacctagggttaggtttagagttagggttaggtttagagttagggttaggtttagagttagggttaggtttagagttagggttaggtttagagttagggttaggtttagagttagggttaggtttagagttagagttaggtttagagttagggttaggtttagagttagggttaggtttacacTGTTATGATCACCTGACTGGCTGTAACGAACAGCTTTTAGCACCAGGGAGACGTCGTTTGACATTTTGGAAGCGTCACCTTGAAGCGCAGGTCTGTTAGTAACCGGTGGTCAAAGGGgagcagaggaaacagagtcTGGATCTGCTCCTGACTGGAGGACCTTCTGGATGAGCTGACAGGCGCTCTGAAAACACTCCTGGATTACTTCTACATCTGACCTTATCGGTCATTTGTGGGGCTAAACTGACAACAGACAGGGAAACGTTCCCGAGGCCCGGCTGCTTCTCCCGTCCTCGGACTCAGAACCAACTTCCTGCCAGCAGAGGAAACCCCTCCGCGTCCGTTTCCTCCCTCATGTCTCGCTGCTCTTTTAATGCTGACGACACACTGAGGGACGTGTTGCGTGT contains:
- the zeb1b gene encoding zinc finger E-box-binding homeobox 1b isoform X1, with the translated sequence MADGPRCKRRKQANPRRNSVTHYSNVVDGGSDSDDEDKLHIVEEEGSLADGADCDSTLPEDDPPRGRCWDGVKEDSDGGDDVSTDALVEEMLQQGDTAVIYPEAPEEPQRQDTPEASVHDENGTPDSFSQLLTCPYCARGYKRYTSLKEHIRYRHEKPPDSFSCPECSFSFAHRAQLDRHMAVHRSTRDQRHITPSGGNRKFKCTECGKAFKYKHHLKEHLRIHSGEKPYECSNCKKRFSHSGSYSSHISSKKCISVISVNGRARLGGKAQQQGSPPALPTQPSALRTQIREKLEHRPLQEQLPLNQIKTEPLDYEYKPAVLPPPAVTATNAGIFTGGAAAPLQGTVQAVVLPTVGLVSPISINLADLQNALKVAVDGSVIRQVLGGNAKGNTQVNTGLTTGTLHAAPQQLISAISLPIVGQDGNAKIIINYSLDPTQGQLTPQNLKKEPESNPHTQAPADTFKSQKLPEDLTTRGSRPNETTDREGKTTRTCLLCDNCPGGLEALNALKHCKTDGIRLNGTGLDRSESAVAALLSEGGLCSQPKNLLSLLKAYFALNTEPTKDELAKISDSVSLPTHVVKKWFDKMQEGQMSLGAPTPPSEEEDSCEANTVTSLVPGKEAGVTSPSMTHNSPPEGTPGEINGPVGSPTPPSPLNLMGSGGVPGQPTQNTEGPLDLSLPKPAREEVESVSAKGRVCPAPISRLTNPEEPLNLTCTRKEVLPLSAMGSSPIALYASQTSAKPLDIVTTMHCLRALANNSNQTILIPQLAYTYTTTASNPTGGDVQETLHLNGVKEEQQDGGSEGVSLEEQNDSDSGPPRKKMKKTEGGVYACDLCDKMFQKSSSLLRHKYEHTGKRPHECGVCSKAFKHKHHLIEHTRLHSGEKPYQCDKCGKRFSHSGSYSQHMNHRYSYCKKEAQHPGGGRDSPEEDGEAPEETEALGQPHNRLLGPSPLDSDERGSSAREEEESEEEEEEEEEGVVDMEDIQVVQIGDEGGEEEEEEEVSHEGGVEEVLVEGGGEEGKTGVEMKEEEEEEADTRQEELMVQEEEEEEMKAEERGASDDYRQEEGGPETRIQTPP
- the zeb1b gene encoding zinc finger E-box-binding homeobox 1b isoform X2; this encodes MWWTGAPIRTTRTSCTLWRRRAAWRTGPTATARCQKTIPPGGAAGTEEDSDGGDDVSTDALVEEMLQQGDTAVIYPEAPEEPQRQDTPEASVHDENGTPDSFSQLLTCPYCARGYKRYTSLKEHIRYRHEKPPDSFSCPECSFSFAHRAQLDRHMAVHRSTRDQRHITPSGGNRKFKCTECGKAFKYKHHLKEHLRIHSGEKPYECSNCKKRFSHSGSYSSHISSKKCISVISVNGRARLGGKAQQQGSPPALPTQPSALRTQIREKLEHRPLQEQLPLNQIKTEPLDYEYKPAVLPPPAVTATNAGIFTGGAAAPLQGTVQAVVLPTVGLVSPISINLADLQNALKVAVDGSVIRQVLGGNAKGNTQVNTGLTTGTLHAAPQQLISAISLPIVGQDGNAKIIINYSLDPTQGQLTPQNLKKEPESNPHTQAPADTFKSQKLPEDLTTRGSRPNETTDREGKTTRTCLLCDNCPGGLEALNALKHCKTDGIRLNGTGLDRSESAVAALLSEGGLCSQPKNLLSLLKAYFALNTEPTKDELAKISDSVSLPTHVVKKWFDKMQEGQMSLGAPTPPSEEEDSCEANTVTSLVPGKEAGVTSPSMTHNSPPEGTPGEINGPVGSPTPPSPLNLMGSGGVPGQPTQNTEGPLDLSLPKPAREEVESVSAKGRVCPAPISRLTNPEEPLNLTCTRKEVLPLSAMGSSPIALYASQTSAKPLDIVTTMHCLRALANNSNQTILIPQLAYTYTTTASNPTGGDVQETLHLNGVKEEQQDGGSEGVSLEEQNDSDSGPPRKKMKKTEGGVYACDLCDKMFQKSSSLLRHKYEHTGKRPHECGVCSKAFKHKHHLIEHTRLHSGEKPYQCDKCGKRFSHSGSYSQHMNHRYSYCKKEAQHPGGGRDSPEEDGEAPEETEALGQPHNRLLGPSPLDSDERGSSAREEEESEEEEEEEEEGVVDMEDIQVVQIGDEGGEEEEEEEVSHEGGVEEVLVEGGGEEGKTGVEMKEEEEEEADTRQEELMVQEEEEEEMKAEERGASDDYRQEEGGPETRIQTPP
- the zeb1b gene encoding zinc finger E-box-binding homeobox 1b isoform X3, whose protein sequence is MLQQGDTAVIYPEAPEEPQRQDTPEASVHDENGTPDSFSQLLTCPYCARGYKRYTSLKEHIRYRHEKPPDSFSCPECSFSFAHRAQLDRHMAVHRSTRDQRHITPSGGNRKFKCTECGKAFKYKHHLKEHLRIHSGEKPYECSNCKKRFSHSGSYSSHISSKKCISVISVNGRARLGGKAQQQGSPPALPTQPSALRTQIREKLEHRPLQEQLPLNQIKTEPLDYEYKPAVLPPPAVTATNAGIFTGGAAAPLQGTVQAVVLPTVGLVSPISINLADLQNALKVAVDGSVIRQVLGGNAKGNTQVNTGLTTGTLHAAPQQLISAISLPIVGQDGNAKIIINYSLDPTQGQLTPQNLKKEPESNPHTQAPADTFKSQKLPEDLTTRGSRPNETTDREGKTTRTCLLCDNCPGGLEALNALKHCKTDGIRLNGTGLDRSESAVAALLSEGGLCSQPKNLLSLLKAYFALNTEPTKDELAKISDSVSLPTHVVKKWFDKMQEGQMSLGAPTPPSEEEDSCEANTVTSLVPGKEAGVTSPSMTHNSPPEGTPGEINGPVGSPTPPSPLNLMGSGGVPGQPTQNTEGPLDLSLPKPAREEVESVSAKGRVCPAPISRLTNPEEPLNLTCTRKEVLPLSAMGSSPIALYASQTSAKPLDIVTTMHCLRALANNSNQTILIPQLAYTYTTTASNPTGGDVQETLHLNGVKEEQQDGGSEGVSLEEQNDSDSGPPRKKMKKTEGGVYACDLCDKMFQKSSSLLRHKYEHTGKRPHECGVCSKAFKHKHHLIEHTRLHSGEKPYQCDKCGKRFSHSGSYSQHMNHRYSYCKKEAQHPGGGRDSPEEDGEAPEETEALGQPHNRLLGPSPLDSDERGSSAREEEESEEEEEEEEEGVVDMEDIQVVQIGDEGGEEEEEEEVSHEGGVEEVLVEGGGEEGKTGVEMKEEEEEEADTRQEELMVQEEEEEEMKAEERGASDDYRQEEGGPETRIQTPP